Within the Cupriavidus malaysiensis genome, the region GGCGACGGTCGAAGCTCCCCCTATGCAAGGAGGCGTCACGCATGCATGCAGTGCCGTTGCCGGATACCAGTGCCATCGACCCGCCCGCCAGCGCGCCCGTGCGCGACCTGCGCCGTGTCCCCATCCATCCCGATCATTGGTATCCACTGGCCTGGTCCAGCGAGGTCAAGCGGGGCAAGGCCCTCGGCGTGCACTTTGCCGGCGAGCCGATCGTACTGGTCCGTACCGAGTCCGGCGCCATCTTCGCACTGGAAGACCGTTGTGCGCACCGGCAGGTGCCGCTCCATGCGGGCGTGGTCGAAGGCGAGTCCCTGCGCTGCGGCTATCACGGCTGGACCTATGACGGCACCGGCCGCTGCGTCGACGTGCCTTACCTCGGGCGGGAACGCCTCCCCAACGGCGTGCGAGCCTATCCCTGCCGCGAGGCGCACGGCCTGATCTTTGTCTTTCCCGGCGCGGCGGCGCTCGCCGGCGAGCGGCCGCTGCCGGACCTGCCATCGGTGGCTGACACGGCGTACAAGACGCGCCGCTTCGGTCGCGAGGTCAAGTGTCACTACTCGTTCATGCACGAGAACCTGATGGACATGAACCACCAGTTCCTGCACCGGCGGCAGATGGGGCAGATGCGCGCGCGTTCCCTGGGCCGGCGTCGCGGCGAGGACTGGGTGGAGGTCGATTACACGTTCTCGCGCCTGGAGGGCAAGCAGCCGGTGGGCGAGGCGCTGGTGTTCGGGGCCAGCAAGAACAGCGCCGACCAGAACGACAAGGACGTGATGACGGTGCGTACCGGCTATCCGTACCAGACCCTGAAGATCCGTTCGGGCGACGGCACCCTGGTGATGGACCTGTGGATCGTCTACGTGCCGCTGGATGCGGCGCAGCGCACCAACCGGACCTTCGGGCTGCTTTCCATCCGCAAGCCTGGCATTCCGTTCGCCCTGGACCTGGCCTGGCCGCTGCTGGTCTGGTTCACGGAGCGCATCTTCAAGGAAGACCGCTGGATCGTCGAGCGCGAACAAGAGGCCCACGACAGGCAGGGAGCCGACTGGAACCAGGAGGTGTTCCCGGTCATCAATGAACTGCGCGACCTGTTGCGCCACTGCGGCGGCCGCACCGTGATCCCCATTCGCGAGGTGAGCGGAGCGGCATGAACCGAGCCAAGGCAGCCGCGGTTTGCGCCGGTTCCGGGGCCGGCGCAGCCTGGGCAGGGTTTGCCGGCTGGAGTTTCAGGTGTGGCGCGGCCGCCTCTTCGGCCAGTAGCGCCGGCCCAGCGGCTCGATGAGAAGGTGGTGCTCCTTCACCTCGACCACGCGATAATCACCGACCCTGTGCTGGTGTCCAGCCAACAGCTTGACTGGCCACATGCGGTTCTGATATTCCACCAGCGTTTCGTCATAGTGGTTCCAGTGGGCGATATGCACGCGCGCGCCATCATCGGAAACGATGTTATGGCCGGTTTCCTCATACCGCAGCAAGGCATCATCCGCGCCGAGCTTGTTGCCGATCCAGCGGGCCAGGACGAATGACGCCAGCGCGATGCCGATGGATACGACCGAGTCCGCCCCGAGCAGCGTCGATACCGCGCCGGATATCGCGGCAAGTGTCACGCAGAGGAACAGGCCGGACATCGTGACCACGTCCATGACAAGGGCCAGAAGGCCGATGGCTCCCCACAGTTCAAGACTCATTTCTGCCTCCCACGCTTGTCGGGTACTGCTTTCCCCCATATTGAGGGGAATGCCATGGACGCGGATTGATGCAAGGCAAGGATTTCGGTCGCGGCCGTAGCCGCCCCGGTGCCGACCACTGCCGCCGGTGCGCGCCCTGCCAAGGTGCCTTGGCGCTTGCCGGCCGGTCAGCAGGGGAAGGCAAAGCTGTCGCGCGGCTGGCAATCCGAGCGAGGCGGCTGTTCCGCATAGGCGGCGCGAGGGCTGGGCGCGCCCTCAATCCATGCCTTTACTCCTATCGGAGACGGCACCTGTTTCGTCATAGGCCACGATGCATAGCGCCTCGGATGGATGCGGCGGTACGAAGTAACTGGTGATCCGCTCGAACTCCGCGTCCGACGCCTGGAAAGGATGGTCCCCCCGCGCATTCCGCGCGCGCAGGCGCGCCTTGCAGACCGCATCGCTCACATCGAGATAGTGAAGCCGGTGTCCGCAGCCGGCGGCCTGCGCAATGGCGAGGCCCCAGGCGCGAGCGGCCACTGTGTTGAACGGAACATCGAGCACCACGGACACGCCGGCGCCAAGCAGGGAACGGATGTGGTCCGCCAGGACGTCCTTGATGCACCTGGCGCGGTGGACGTAGGCATCGATCGACAGGACCTCGCCCGGATAGAGGCGAGACAACCAGACATCTTCGCTGATCAGTACCGTGCGCGCATTGCGCGCGAGCAGCGCGGTGAGCGTCGATTTTCCGGCCGCGATCTTCCCGCACACCATATGCAGCAATACCGCATCATCATGGGTAAGCGCCTCACCATCCTTGCTCGCAGTCTGCATTTCCAGGCTCTCCATCAGGTCTCTCCATCAGGTGCCCAGAAAGCAGAAACCCGCCTCCTGGGCGGGTTGTCGTGACATAGTTGCAGTCGAAAGCTATCCCGCCGGGTCAATGTCGGCGCGAATAATCGAGTGGGTAGGCGATCGGTGCATCGGCATAGGTTAAGCAATCCCGGTCCCAAGTGCAAGCGGTCCGCAGCGCGTCAAGCGCCTGCGTGGCGGCCGCTCAGGCCGGCTTGATCATGTCTCGCGCATAGGCGAGGCCTGTGCCATACCCGCCGCCATGCTCGACCACGATGGCGCGGGCCTTTTCATAGGTGTCGTGGCGGGTCCAGTCTCTCTGGAATTCGAGAAGCAGTTGGAGCCAGGAAGTCATCACGGCGCCAGCAGAAGCCATCCGCCGCAAGGCCAGGTCATGGCTTGTCGGCGTCAGTCCGCCGCAAGCATCGGCAACGACGACGACCTGATAGCCCTCGGACAGCGCCGACAGAACCGGAAAACTGACGCAGGCCTCCGTCAGCAGGCCCGCAATGATCAGCGTGCGCTTTCCGGTCGCCGTGATCGCGCTGCGCACCGCGTCGTCTTCCCATAGGTTCATATTGCGGCGCTCGATCGGCGTGATGTTCGGCAGCACTTCGCGGAAAGCCGGCATCAGCGGGCCGCTGTATACCTTCGAGGCTGAAGTGGAAACCACCACCGGCAGGTCAAAGGCGACGGCCGTCTTTGCGACCGCAAGCCCGTTGCTGCGCAGGATCTGGGGGTCTTGAGAGCCTGCGGCGAAGGCAAGGCCTGCTTGTTCATCGACGAGGATCAACGCGCAATCGGCGGGTTCGAGCAACGGTAGCTTGGACATGGGAGTTCTCCTGTTTATCTGGG harbors:
- a CDS encoding aromatic ring-hydroxylating oxygenase subunit alpha — its product is MHAVPLPDTSAIDPPASAPVRDLRRVPIHPDHWYPLAWSSEVKRGKALGVHFAGEPIVLVRTESGAIFALEDRCAHRQVPLHAGVVEGESLRCGYHGWTYDGTGRCVDVPYLGRERLPNGVRAYPCREAHGLIFVFPGAAALAGERPLPDLPSVADTAYKTRRFGREVKCHYSFMHENLMDMNHQFLHRRQMGQMRARSLGRRRGEDWVEVDYTFSRLEGKQPVGEALVFGASKNSADQNDKDVMTVRTGYPYQTLKIRSGDGTLVMDLWIVYVPLDAAQRTNRTFGLLSIRKPGIPFALDLAWPLLVWFTERIFKEDRWIVEREQEAHDRQGADWNQEVFPVINELRDLLRHCGGRTVIPIREVSGAA
- a CDS encoding AAA family ATPase, giving the protein MESLEMQTASKDGEALTHDDAVLLHMVCGKIAAGKSTLTALLARNARTVLISEDVWLSRLYPGEVLSIDAYVHRARCIKDVLADHIRSLLGAGVSVVLDVPFNTVAARAWGLAIAQAAGCGHRLHYLDVSDAVCKARLRARNARGDHPFQASDAEFERITSYFVPPHPSEALCIVAYDETGAVSDRSKGMD
- a CDS encoding hydrolase, whose translation is MSKLPLLEPADCALILVDEQAGLAFAAGSQDPQILRSNGLAVAKTAVAFDLPVVVSTSASKVYSGPLMPAFREVLPNITPIERRNMNLWEDDAVRSAITATGKRTLIIAGLLTEACVSFPVLSALSEGYQVVVVADACGGLTPTSHDLALRRMASAGAVMTSWLQLLLEFQRDWTRHDTYEKARAIVVEHGGGYGTGLAYARDMIKPA